The Virgibacillus dokdonensis genome includes a window with the following:
- a CDS encoding DUF350 domain-containing protein, whose amino-acid sequence MGVAFWENVVVQTAARYSVVILCTLVFLAILEIVTSYKNWEEIKKGNFAVAMATGGKIFGIAIIFRYSIEHNDTLVQSIGWGVYGFILLLLSYFVFEFLTPVLKVDEEIGNGNKAVGFISMIISVGLAFVIGASIG is encoded by the coding sequence ATGGGAGTAGCCTTTTGGGAAAATGTAGTCGTACAAACTGCAGCCAGATACAGTGTGGTGATTTTATGCACGTTAGTGTTCTTAGCAATTTTAGAAATAGTCACGTCATATAAAAATTGGGAAGAAATTAAAAAAGGAAATTTTGCAGTTGCCATGGCAACAGGTGGGAAAATATTTGGTATTGCGATTATTTTTCGTTACTCTATTGAACATAATGATACATTGGTTCAAAGTATTGGGTGGGGTGTATATGGTTTTATCTTGTTATTACTAAGTTATTTTGTATTTGAGTTTTTGACACCAGTACTGAAAGTCGATGAAGAGATAGGGAATGGTAACAAAGCAGTAGGATTTATTTCAATGATTATTTCAGTAGGTTTGGCTTTTGTTATTGGTGCTAGCATAGGGTAA